DNA from Megachile rotundata isolate GNS110a chromosome 8, iyMegRotu1, whole genome shotgun sequence:
TGTCGTACGGTTCACGACCTCCATCGACAGACCCTTTTTATCAACTTATTAGACTCGTTCGCATCGTTTCCCTCCAATTCAGAGGGATCCCTTTGATTGTTCTATTTGTTTAACGAGACGAACCCGTATCGTTTGAAATTCGCTTAGAAAAAAGATTACGCTTAATCAACAAATTAGCTCAACATTCTGCAGGTTTTCGTCCTTTCTACCCTATAGATTCTGACATAGAAAACTCTCTTAACCTCGCGGTACAATAAttcttggaaatttcaaaacgtAAAAGTTGAAAATCTGGAACCGAGGAGtttcgaggaaaattgttcgGAGTGGGTGGACAGGGGGTGCGGCTGGAGGGGAGAGTTTAATCCGGGCATCGTCGGTGTAGCGGATGAAATCCTTTCCTCGCGGAATATTCGTTCGCAAACGCGGTTCGAGTCACGACCAACTCCGTTCGTTGCATTATGGTCGATAAATCGATATAGCAGGCATCGAAGCCCGATTCTGATCGCCACGTGCGGCTGGTAACGGCATTCTTCGTTTGCCCGTTCCTTCGCGAAAGCCGCGCTCGTTTTCTGACGCTTCCTCTACCAGAGAACTAGGCGAATCGAATCGAACCCTATTGCCACGAACACGAGCGACACGCGTTCCAGAATTTCGCGTAGAAACGTACGATAGAGACAGGCGAGAGAACCGGTTGTTTTCGCAGCTGTGACGATCCTCTACACTCTACACATCTTTCCATCTTATGATCGTTTGTTTCTGTTTAAACCATCTAGACACGATGTTGGAACGTGACGAGCAGCTCGTGAACGGTAACTGGGTATTTAAGGACACGCTCGAGAGCACGTACGAAAATACATGTAAATAccaattaaatatttcttacagAGATAACATTTTTCGTTCAAATACATCGATCACATTCCGCGCAAATATTTTACACCCATTTTTACTCTTTCATACTCGTATTATACGTATATTATGTCGAATAAATACGTATTACAGCGTATTACAGAATGAATAGATAAGAAGATTTACGATCGACCGAAATATTTCGTATGATCAGGAATCGAGGGGAAATTCCAATTCGTAAAATAAACGATTAAAAgatcaaaatgaaaatttcgaCCTTTCGCGCTCATCATGATCATCGGTTAACCAACGAGCCCTTGGTACGAtggaaaagaaaggaaagaatcTAGGCCTTGACTTTTAACCTGTCCGTCGCGTCGGTGCATGTATATTCCCTATTCTTTGACGGTTTAGTTGTGCGCGTAATTATTGGAAATCCATTATTTCTGAATGAAGAGTTTCTCGCATGCCTTACAGAGCCTATCTACCTACTTATCGAGCTTTCCATAAAACAGCCTGTCCGCATTTATGTTCTCGCTAAACGGCTCACCTTTTTCACCAACTTCGAGCGAACTTTCTATAACTTGTCAACAATTAATTTCACCGCTACAAGATGCGACGCCATTAAATTATATGCTACGATCTCTACATATAGGCAGGGTTCGCGATATTAATCCGCCTATTCGACGATATAGTCTCTATAAATAAAATCTCCGCCTAGAGAGATAAGTCATTGATAAAATCTCGGTGCAATTTCGTTACAACCCTTGAGTAACCGACCAACTGCTTACGTTTTAGTTCGCTACGTTCGTCGAAACGGTTGCATTAAAGACGATCCGTAAATGCCGAATAATTATTTCTCAGAGATGtcgaatattatatattatttgaaaGATACTACTTTTTATCGTAAACGTAAACAGTAAAGGAGTAATCAGGTAATCAACGCGATATCGGCTGTTCGAATATTACTATATACGATGAATCGAATCGCGGCGAATTGAAACACGTACAGCCGAATCGCGCCGAGTCGAATAACCGTAACGTCGTTGTTACGTGTATATTCATACGTATGACATGGACGTTCCATCTAAACTATAATATCTTCCTCGCGCGATTACCACCGAAcgtatcaaaaatatattttgataaacAAAAATCCCCAGAAACGCTGCATACGTGAACCTGTATACACGAGGCGACACTTCACCGACAACTTTATAGAATGACTGAATATTTATAAAGGATGCCAATCACGCTATCACTCGATATGCATTAattattgttgaaaagtttctttataaaagaatataattttacagaagatatgtTCGATCGAAGAGAACATTTGATTCGCGATACTACGCGCAACGTTTCGTTCGATGATGGTATTTTCGATTACTTTTACGGCGATTAAAGGGCACAAGAGAACAGGTATTCTATCCATTCATAAGACACGGCGAGGGGAACGCAGTAACCTTGATTCCTCCTCGAAGCTGTCACATCGACACTCGCAACATCCAACGCGGAGATTCATTCGCACGTGATTTAAATTGTTCTACCGTAGACCGAATTAATGGTAGGTCGCGACTCACAGTCATCTAACGCGTGTCAAAATTCACGAAAATAATCGCGACCGTTTTTCCTTCATTGACATTGGGCTTACGATTACATAATCCGTATAATTTCGACGCAACCGAATCGAAtaaatgtatttctatattaCTCACCATTTTTTCCTTCGACGAAGACCGTATCCGAGCTCCGAAGACACAGCTATGTTGATTATGGATGCACAGAACACGTTACATCGACTTTGACACACTTCTTCCGAATCCTGGAAGACCGGTCGAATATCGTTTTTTCGTGCGAACACAGGCAATCGATGTTTTCGTTGATCGCCACACGGAAGCACTCGCGAATAAAGTAAACTCGATATCGTAACAACGTTAAACGAATGACATTAAAGCACAACAAAACAATCACTCACCGGTTGACATTTAGGAGCATTCTCCAAACGTAACCAACCACTTTGAACGACCGAAACAGACTGGCTGCATCCATCCTCCTTGATTTCTTCGCTGTTTTCGTGAACAGTCGGTAGAGGTCGACACGGTCCGACTGGCGCCATGTTTAACCGCCAATAAGAACGTCTCTTCTTTCGATTGTTGCTCCAATCAGAGAAAACTGACTACGTGCCGAAATTCTCGTTGGAATATCTATGGGGTGTCTACAAATTCTATGGAATGAAAACTACGTTATTTATATCTATAGACAATTATAGATCGAGAAGAAAAATTGTTTCGAATCAAATTTTACacgttttaattttaacatacagaaataattatattcaaagTAGATCTAATAGATCTGCATTTTTTTATCGTTTCTTTGAAAATGTTCAATGctctttataaaatatatatatagttcTTTAAAAATTGCACATTTCACAAGTTTATCACCATATGTTTTAcgttattttttatacaatttccgATATCGTACTAaactgtacaaaataaaaagtacaaaaacatCGAAGAAACAAgattttcagataaaatattaaatcaccCTATATTATTTCTCTGATTTTACGAGCTGTCTACATTCCCAGATTGTGCTCCTCTCTTCCTCCCCGCAGCCATCGTGCCGCCAAGAAATGCCAGACCATCCAAGTCAATTGttcttaaataatataaattggaTACTAAAAGCGTAAGCCAACAGCAAACGAGTTCGAACAAACAATTCGTCTTTCGTTCATGCGATCGAGCGGAACACAATGCACGGGAAAAAAGAACAAAGTGAACGCCCAACTCGATcctcattaaataatttatcgtgTTTCTCTGAGGCTCTGTCCTTATTTGCTACGTTCAAGATCGTGGGACTCGATCATCCGGTTTTTTATTCTTCGCGTTGCGTGAATAGTTTTCTAAGCTTAcgacaaaataatataaagattTTAAATCGTTTACAAACGTTTCGATaactaataaaaagaaaaatcgaaTTATTCatggtttaaataaaaatgatcagagttacaaataaatatttcatatacaaCTTGTAAATCTAAGGTGACAACAGGTGCATGATAAAGTTCGCGTAAAATTTCATGCACAGCATGACTTGCGAATGGTATCTAATGAACCTTCTGTCCGTGCCAGATGCATCCAATTATCGTTAGATTTCGTGTTgtagataaaattgaaaaaaatatacgTACGAAGCTTTAGAAGTAATCGTGACCAATGCCGCGAAACGGTAACAGTTCGAAAAGTGcaagtaataatttaattatcaacTTTCGTTCTTACAAAGCACGCCAATTCATTCTTGAATGTTTGAAAGTACGCAAAAAgctatttaaaattatgttcGTTCAAAAAAAATTGATCAGTTGAAAAGTCGATTGTCGATAAACGCGTCAAGATGAATTTTTGTTACGTCCGTTGTTTTCATACTCTTGTACTTTCGTGGTTAGAAATTTCCCTAGACCCTAGAATGTCAATTTCCACAAATCGAACTAATTATTTTAGACAAACTATGAAAAAATACACGTTTACAGACTCGTTTATGATATAAAATAACGATTGTGTTAAAACTgttgtaaaataaaacatttcgaTTCAGTCGTAAAAGTTACcaactatatacatatatgtatttgatTCACATGTATTCCATGCAATGGTTTATGCCGCTAGAGCTCGTGGCCGACGCATGACGTTGAAATCAGGAGCAGCGCAGTGTTAATCTGACATCAAAGGAGATTTTTCTTTCGGAGTAGGGAAAAGATCTTTTCTACGACaaatttctgtaaaatattCTTTAGTTTGCTGCGAACTTCTTCGATAAAATGCCGCGCGGTAAGcgcaaaaattattataagtagTTTCTTTTCGAAACAATTATCGTCTTCTTGTCCCCACCACATTTGTATTTCAAGGAAAAACGCAATTTCCTAACTTTTGACCtccagaaataaaatttattcaaagtaTGATTGTCTTTCAGGTAAATTTGTTAGtcataaaggccgaaatcgtcaCTTCACTAACCCCGAGGAATTGGAGGAGCAACGACGCCAGGAGGAAAAAAAACTCCAGTGGAGAGTCAGTATTTTTAGGTTAACCAACAGCACGACGGCTTAGATATTATTGTTAAGTACGTAAGGTCGAAAATTGTCCTTTGATGGTCGTGCGTGATTCCGTACACCGCTAACTGAGATTTTTTCGGAACAATACTCCACGTTGGTCCCAAGTTTCATTCGAGAGACCAAGCACAAGTCTTCAGAAATTCTTAAACATCCTAAGCAATGGGTAGAAATTAAACTGATACATTTTGCGTCTATTTTTTCTTCATATTTATGACTTCAAAAGCATTACttgaatattatgtttataaggCTAGTAAATGAAAGTTCAACCAATTTTAGTGAATGATTCGGATGTAAATATTCCAATATGGACTTTTCCAGAAAAATAAAGATGAAGATAGTTCCAGTGACGAAGATGATGAGCCTAAAGCACGAGGCGGCGGTGTTAGATCAAAACATCTGAGTGCTTCAGAAACAGATAGCGAAAGTGAATCGGATTCGGATTCAGAATCTGAAATGCATGTAAGTTGGTTAATTGTTCGATTAGAAAGAATGAACAGATAATTTCTAACTTTTGTTATTTTCAGGGAAAAGCAAAGGGCGTAGAAAACTTAATCCAAGTCGAAAATCCAAATAGGGTACAAAAGAAAACAAAGAAGTTATCACAATTAAATCAATCTCTAGATTCGGCAAAACCAGAATTGTCACGAAGAGAACGGtacgaattaaaaaaatacatatttaagtAATATATAATTCAATGATTTGAAGAATCAGTAAGTATCCTTGTGTTTCTCCTTTCAGAGAACAACTAGAAAAACAAAGAGCTTACGCGAATTATCAAAAACTACACGCGGCAGGTAAAACTGATGAAGCTCGTGCAGATCTAGCAAGATTAGCTATAATAAAACAACAACGGGAAGAGGCAGCGAAGAAACGCGAAGCCGAAAAGAAGCAGAAAGAACTTGCCCAGCAGAAAAAAACGGAACTTACGCAGAAAGCACTCGGAAAAAAGTCCTAGAACATTTAAGCATGAgtcaattataaatattttatgtcacAGATACAATTACATTAACATAACGAGCAGTTTAAACTCTACTTTCGTATTGATATTAATTGACTAAATGAATTCGCGCATTTACAATATGCGTTTGAGGAAAATATCCTtgtttgtataaatataattattaccttAATTGAAACCGTATTCGCATTTTTATCAATTACCCCATTTCATTGTACACGCGATGTATTTTGCGTAAATAGTTCGGTAATTTATACAAAAGCGTATAGAAGATAATTCAGTTCACCTAAAATTAGTCGTTAGTAGCGATATTGATACGagcaatattattaaaatattaaataatctgAACTATTAAAGCTCGTGCAAGATAGTCGAGTACATTCATTTACGAAGTTCAAAGGTTCAACTCTCTACATAACTACGGTATTGAATGCGCGAACAAGTCGAACAGAAGATTCAGTATAACTTGTGCGGTCGAGTTGTCACGATGTGGGCAGATGTGATTTACGTTGCCGCCTTATTATTTTGTGTAGTCATTGGATTTTATTATCGACAGATTCCCGATCCTCAAGTTAAGAAATGGATGGGTACAATTATCGGCTTTATAGTGGCTAGAATTATTTCTGGAAGTCATGTACTTCATCTTTTAATTAGTACCCTGATTAACGCGATTATCATAACCAAGCTCTCGCCAAAGTATGATACATTAATTGATTTTATCATTTAATTAGCTTAAAAGACTTTCCTCGTATTTATCATTATGACTTTATCAATGAAACTGTTACAATGATATATCTGAATTTCTACAGATTATTTTTGCCATTTCGTAATTGTCAAATATAATCCGCAGAGTGATGTATTCTGCATTATTGATtcagaataatttaaaattatacgttgcAAGCAATTTAAAAGTAACTTACAAATACGAATATGTAACTATGTCTCAAGACTCCTATAAGAAATAGTTACCTGTTACGTATTACATTACAGATAATCACAATTTCATCATTAGGTGTTAATGTTGtaattacaaatgtttaaaaGTATAGATGTAAAAttgtattgttttttttttatactttaaaaGTTTATCAAAACCATTAATTTCcttttaaacaatttgaaattattgtttACTTACAGAATATGTCATGCGGTCagcatttttttttcattcttcTATCTACTTGTTATATTTCGATTAGGAGATTGGGTTGGTTTACCAACACCGCCAACCCATACGAATCTCATGCTTATGATATTAACACTGAAGTTATCTGGACTAGCTTTCGAAGTAAATTCAGCTACTAATCCGCCAACCGATGATCCAGAAGGAGTGAGTTCTGaagctttaaaaaatattggatTTTTGGACGTATTTCATTATGCTTTTAGTTACATGGGACTAATAACTGGTAAGTTTATGATATAATGATCAATTTGTAATTGGTTTTATCGTTGCAATAGATTAAacgaatcaattttttttacagGTCCATACTATCGATACAGAACATATTGGGATCATCTGCATAGACCATTTTCTAAATATGTAGATCCTTGGCCTCCTACGCTTTATAAACTAAAACTAACTGCATGCTTTATCATATTATATCTTATAATGAATGCATTATATCCCAGCAAGGTAattcatattttgtttaatatcaGACATACAAAGCATTATCAATGATACAGTTTTTTCTGTATGTATAGTACATTTTAACAGAGGAGTTTGCAGAACGCTCTTTCCTTTATAGACATCTTTACATGTATCCCACATTTGCCACTTTTCGATTAAGGATGTATGTTGGTATGACACTGGCTGAATGTGCTTGTCAAATGGCTGGACTTGGGGCATACCCTACAAAATGTCGTCCTATACAAGGATTGGGACCAAAAGATTACAAAACCATTGAAATGCTGTGAGAATAGTTTCCTCCTACCAGACCAGACATACCTCctttaattaaaacaaatataaaataataaagttttaCAGATCTACTACAcctgagaaattgaagaacgaGGAATTCAGCTTTGACACGATACACAACATGAATAtcttaaaattagaaaagtgtCAATCAGTAAGAACAGCTATGAAAGCATGGAATGGTTGTATTCAATATTGGATGGGTGTTTACGTATACAAAAGATTCCCAGTGAAATGTTTAAGAACTATCGTTACTCTCACACTCTCTGCAGTGTGGCATGGTTGGGCACCTGGTTACTTCTTTTGCATTTGTCAAATTCCACTTTTCATGCTGACCGACGACATagctatgaaattttataaccaAAGCGAAGAGAACAGCCTTGTATGTTCTATATATTTATAGCACTTCCTCAACATTACCGATTGAAATTTATCCATTTTCTTTTCCAGGCTAAGAAAGCATGGTACATGCTTTTATGGTATGAAAAAACAACCTGTATGGCATATTTAGGGACGTCTTTCCTATTATTAGGTTTCCATGAAACTATGCACTATTACAAAGTCGTATACTTCTCTGGACACATTGTGGCGCTTCTACTTTATATCAACGTTCTTTGTCTTAAGCATTTCGTCTTGAAAAGAACCGCGGAGAGCAAGGACAAGGACAAATAGGCTGTGATCCTTTTGCAAAGGactcaaaatattttgtaaatttaacacttgaaattatgtataatacaaa
Protein-coding regions in this window:
- the LOC100878274 gene encoding uncharacterized protein LOC100878274, translating into MPRGKFVSHKGRNRHFTNPEELEEQRRQEEKKLQWRKNKDEDSSSDEDDEPKARGGGVRSKHLSASETDSESESDSDSESEMHGKAKGVENLIQVENPNRVQKKTKKLSQLNQSLDSAKPELSRREREQLEKQRAYANYQKLHAAGKTDEARADLARLAIIKQQREEAAKKREAEKKQKELAQQKKTELTQKALGKKS
- the frj gene encoding membrane bound O-acyltransferase domain containing farjavit — protein: MREQVEQKIQYNLCGRVVTMWADVIYVAALLFCVVIGFYYRQIPDPQVKKWMGTIIGFIVARIISGSHVLHLLISTLINAIIITKLSPKICHAVSIFFSFFYLLVIFRLGDWVGLPTPPTHTNLMLMILTLKLSGLAFEVNSATNPPTDDPEGVSSEALKNIGFLDVFHYAFSYMGLITGPYYRYRTYWDHLHRPFSKYVDPWPPTLYKLKLTACFIILYLIMNALYPSKYILTEEFAERSFLYRHLYMYPTFATFRLRMYVGMTLAECACQMAGLGAYPTKCRPIQGLGPKDYKTIEMLSTTPEKLKNEEFSFDTIHNMNILKLEKCQSVRTAMKAWNGCIQYWMGVYVYKRFPVKCLRTIVTLTLSAVWHGWAPGYFFCICQIPLFMLTDDIAMKFYNQSEENSLAKKAWYMLLWYEKTTCMAYLGTSFLLLGFHETMHYYKVVYFSGHIVALLLYINVLCLKHFVLKRTAESKDKDK